The Nitrosomonas sp. sh817 genome includes a window with the following:
- the glnE gene encoding bifunctional [glutamate--ammonia ligase]-adenylyl-L-tyrosine phosphorylase/[glutamate--ammonia-ligase] adenylyltransferase has translation MRHHDHSPEAILAAALPSSRYAQRLLDSEPVRKTALLENLHSPFDRKEMQDHLELKSVQIADEESLNTVLRDLRKQVILRLAIRDISGQADLAEVMTCMTDLAEVTINCALKFHEMWLTQPHRFGSPRGENSHSVQHLLVVAMGKLGGGELNVSSDVDLIFVYPEDGETDGAKSISNHEFFARLGRKLIASLNDFTADGYVFRVDMRLRPHGENSPLAISFPMLEEYFIKQGREWERHAWIKGRVIAGGIDSESILMEQIVRPFVFRKYLDFNAYESMRRLHAQLRKEVERRELHDNIKLGPGGIREIEFITQVFQLIRGGRDVDLCIRPTLGVLQRLQKKQQLPKQAVSELIGAYCFLRKLEHRLQYLDDQQTQTLPLNPEDQQRIASAMGFSGYERFMQQLDRHRSDVTRHFELIFATPRKSPSHDMLAYLWQAEAHDTSQTEAAATQLSTMGFTEPEKISERIRSFYQDNAYQHLAESSQQQIITLIPMLIETASEHPPVDITLERMLQLLEKISTQSSYLALLLEHPHTLQRVAGIASISQWASDYLGRHPILLDELLRQAEPHPVPDWKVLNNELIYQLNHVNNPKNDVIEWQMDVLRHFQHAQVFRLLVTDLEGSLQLETLSDHLTALADLVLDNVLNLAWSGLKKRHRENPAFAVIGYGKLGGKELGYASDLDMVFLYDDDHPDAAEIYTKLGQSINAWLTRHTSAGLLYETDLRLRPNGASGLLVSSMEAFAQYQHQQAWVWEHQALTRARFVVGDPHVGDVFEQTRKEILCKQRNLTGLKQEILKMREKMLEAHPNPTALFDIKHDRGGIIDVEFIVQYLVLGYSNQYPELTGNIGNIALLKLAGELGLIEKITAEKTRSAYREFRRIQHRQRLNGEADMAGSAPVDSQAQKFTRVEDSPLKEDRKAVLALWKEVFGN, from the coding sequence ATGAGACATCACGATCACTCGCCAGAAGCCATTCTTGCCGCCGCGCTGCCTTCCAGCCGCTATGCGCAGCGGTTATTGGATAGCGAGCCAGTCCGAAAAACCGCCTTGTTGGAAAATCTGCATTCCCCTTTCGATAGAAAAGAAATGCAAGATCATCTCGAATTGAAATCCGTACAAATCGCGGACGAAGAAAGCTTAAATACCGTATTACGGGATCTACGCAAACAAGTCATCCTTCGATTGGCGATCCGGGATATCAGCGGCCAAGCGGATTTAGCGGAAGTAATGACCTGCATGACCGATCTGGCCGAGGTCACGATCAATTGCGCCCTCAAATTCCACGAAATGTGGCTTACACAACCGCACCGTTTCGGATCGCCACGGGGTGAAAACAGTCATTCGGTTCAGCATCTGCTGGTGGTCGCCATGGGCAAACTCGGCGGTGGAGAATTGAATGTCTCATCCGACGTCGATTTGATCTTCGTATATCCGGAAGATGGCGAAACCGATGGCGCCAAATCCATTTCGAATCACGAATTCTTCGCGCGCCTCGGACGCAAGTTAATCGCCAGTCTCAATGATTTTACCGCGGACGGTTATGTATTCCGGGTTGATATGCGGCTCCGCCCGCATGGAGAAAACAGTCCTTTAGCCATCAGCTTCCCGATGCTGGAGGAATATTTCATCAAGCAAGGCCGGGAATGGGAACGCCATGCCTGGATCAAGGGACGCGTGATCGCCGGCGGCATCGATAGCGAATCCATTTTGATGGAACAAATTGTCAGACCCTTCGTATTCCGCAAGTATCTGGATTTTAATGCATACGAATCGATGCGCCGCCTCCACGCGCAACTGCGCAAGGAAGTCGAACGCCGCGAACTGCACGACAATATCAAATTGGGACCGGGCGGTATCCGCGAAATCGAATTTATCACACAAGTTTTCCAATTAATCCGCGGCGGGCGGGATGTCGATTTATGCATCCGCCCTACCCTCGGCGTTCTGCAACGGCTTCAAAAAAAACAGCAATTACCGAAACAAGCGGTATCCGAGCTTATCGGGGCTTATTGCTTTTTACGGAAACTCGAACACCGCTTGCAATATCTGGATGACCAGCAAACTCAAACCTTGCCATTGAACCCCGAGGATCAACAACGCATCGCCAGCGCGATGGGCTTCAGCGGCTACGAGCGGTTCATGCAACAATTGGACAGACACCGGAGTGACGTAACGCGTCACTTTGAGCTCATTTTTGCCACACCCCGGAAATCTCCCTCGCATGACATGCTGGCCTATTTATGGCAAGCCGAAGCGCACGATACCTCGCAAACGGAAGCCGCCGCAACGCAATTGAGTACCATGGGTTTTACCGAACCCGAAAAAATCTCGGAACGGATCCGCTCGTTTTATCAAGATAATGCCTATCAGCATCTCGCCGAATCGAGCCAGCAACAAATCATTACGTTGATACCCATGCTCATTGAAACCGCTTCGGAACATCCGCCGGTCGACATCACGCTGGAACGCATGCTGCAATTACTCGAAAAAATCAGCACCCAATCTTCTTACTTGGCGTTGCTGCTGGAGCATCCACATACCTTGCAGCGCGTCGCGGGAATCGCCTCCATCAGTCAATGGGCAAGCGATTATCTGGGGCGCCACCCGATCCTGCTGGATGAATTGTTGCGCCAAGCTGAACCGCATCCGGTTCCGGATTGGAAAGTACTCAATAACGAATTGATCTACCAATTGAATCATGTCAACAATCCGAAAAATGACGTGATCGAATGGCAAATGGACGTTTTGCGGCACTTCCAGCATGCGCAAGTATTCCGCCTGCTGGTTACCGATCTCGAAGGTTCCTTGCAATTGGAAACGTTGAGTGATCATCTGACCGCATTGGCCGATCTGGTACTGGACAATGTGCTGAATCTTGCCTGGTCCGGTTTGAAGAAACGCCACCGTGAAAACCCAGCTTTTGCAGTGATCGGTTACGGCAAACTGGGAGGCAAGGAACTCGGCTACGCATCCGATCTCGACATGGTATTTCTATACGACGATGACCATCCCGACGCAGCGGAAATCTATACCAAGCTCGGACAAAGCATCAACGCCTGGCTGACCCGCCACACATCCGCCGGGCTCCTGTATGAAACCGATCTGCGTCTGCGCCCGAACGGCGCTTCCGGCTTGCTGGTCAGCTCGATGGAAGCATTCGCGCAATATCAGCATCAACAAGCCTGGGTATGGGAGCATCAAGCGCTGACCCGTGCTCGATTCGTTGTCGGCGATCCGCACGTCGGTGATGTTTTTGAGCAGACGCGAAAAGAAATTTTGTGCAAGCAACGCAACCTGACCGGACTTAAGCAGGAAATATTGAAAATGCGTGAAAAGATGCTGGAAGCGCATCCCAATCCGACCGCGTTGTTTGACATCAAGCATGATCGCGGCGGTATCATAGACGTCGAGTTTATCGTGCAATATCTGGTGCTCGGCTACTCGAATCAGTATCCGGAACTCACCGGCAACATCGGGAATATCGCGCTTTTAAAACTTGCGGGAGAGCTGGGACTCATAGAAAAAATCACTGCGGAAAAAACGCGATCGGCCTATCGCGAATTCCGGCGCATCCAGCACCGGCAGCGTTTGAATGGCGAAGCGGATATGGCCGGCAGTGCGCCGGTGGATAGCCAAGCACAAAAATTCACCCGGGTTGAAGACAGCCCTTTGAAAGAGGATCGCAAAGCGGTACTGGCGCTATGGAAAGAAGTTTTTGGAAACTAA
- a CDS encoding prepilin-type N-terminal cleavage/methylation domain-containing protein, with protein sequence MQNVQKGFTLIELMIVVAIIGILAAVAVPAYQNYALKAKYTEVINATAGIKAGIEVCVQEGNCFNAGGPAIQSVAFGAFGLIPAAPVASTFLNGVVVTAAGQITATATAVQGLNSETYILTPAVDAQGKVTWTVNAASTCRTRAAGAIC encoded by the coding sequence ATGCAAAACGTACAAAAAGGTTTTACCCTGATCGAGTTAATGATTGTTGTGGCCATTATTGGTATTTTGGCAGCGGTCGCGGTGCCTGCTTATCAGAATTACGCATTAAAGGCAAAATATACAGAAGTAATTAATGCAACAGCAGGCATTAAAGCCGGTATTGAAGTATGTGTACAAGAAGGTAACTGCTTTAATGCAGGCGGCCCTGCAATACAAAGCGTTGCTTTTGGTGCTTTTGGATTGATACCGGCAGCTCCTGTAGCCAGCACTTTCTTAAATGGTGTCGTTGTTACGGCCGCCGGTCAAATTACAGCTACTGCCACAGCGGTTCAAGGCTTGAATAGTGAAACTTATATCCTAACGCCCGCCGTCGACGCACAAGGAAAAGTTACATGGACAGTAAATGCAGCAAGTACCTGCCGTACTCGTGCTGCAGGTGCAATATGCTAA
- a CDS encoding GspE/PulE family protein, with protein MSTPAPTLLKQKNIPNSIPAQDFSKNLQAVIAKIQAANNVDEIMVEASKDIRALFNADRLTIYALSDDKSFFITRVKTGIDTFQDLKIPVTETSIMGHAGLQKKTLNIEDVYNKSELKRIDAQLVFSNEADKRTGYRTKQMLVAPILNQENQALIGIVQAINHKSNQAFPSEIVQGVTEICRAVSGALKQPEKPAQLLKSKYDYLVLDATISAAELELAARSARKKGCDLEDILLDEFQIGLPVIGKALASFFAVKYEPFKADRVKPAELLKNLKRDYVESNAILPIDDTKDGLVILTLDPERVKTQRIANTIFPKNKIIYTVTTKREFDETVKQFYGGDEIDSGDINEMLVGLQGESIDTEETDNDKEESSAASDNELVKLVNKIIIDAYKQGVSDIHIEPFPGKEKTKIRFRKDGSLMPYIEIPAGYRNPLITRIKIMCDLDISEKRKPQDGKIKFKKFAPLDIELRVATIPSAGGMEDVVMRILAAGEPIPLENMGFTEHNLKELKSIISKPYGLFFVCGPTGSGKTTTLHSVLKYLNQNDTKIWTAEDPVEITQKGLRQVQINVKAGLTFPVIMRSFLRADPDIIMVGEMRDKETTSIGIEASLTGHLVLATLHTNSAPESVIRLLDMGMDPFNFADALLGVLAQRLAKRLCKHCKEAYVASEQEVDTLLDEYCVELRNIDRFKADPETALREIRAQWIQQYGDDQGRITLYKAVGCNECVGTGYAGRVGLHELMTATDALKKNVQERVRVAEMLVTALGDGMRTLKQDGIEKVLQGVTDMHQVRVVCIK; from the coding sequence ATGAGTACACCTGCACCAACGCTGCTTAAACAAAAAAATATCCCCAATAGCATTCCTGCACAGGATTTCTCCAAAAACCTGCAAGCAGTGATCGCTAAGATTCAGGCCGCGAACAATGTTGATGAAATCATGGTGGAGGCGAGTAAAGATATCCGTGCGCTGTTTAATGCGGATCGGTTAACGATTTATGCATTGAGCGACGATAAATCGTTCTTCATCACGCGGGTAAAAACCGGAATTGATACTTTTCAGGACCTGAAAATTCCGGTAACAGAAACCAGTATCATGGGGCATGCCGGTCTGCAAAAGAAAACGCTCAATATCGAAGATGTTTACAACAAAAGTGAATTGAAGCGTATTGATGCGCAACTGGTTTTTTCCAATGAAGCCGACAAACGTACCGGCTATCGAACCAAGCAAATGCTGGTTGCGCCAATATTGAACCAGGAAAACCAAGCATTGATAGGCATTGTTCAGGCAATCAATCATAAAAGCAATCAAGCCTTTCCGTCTGAGATTGTGCAAGGTGTCACCGAAATTTGCCGTGCGGTTTCGGGCGCTCTTAAACAGCCGGAAAAACCCGCGCAACTGCTGAAATCGAAATATGATTATCTGGTGCTGGATGCAACAATTTCCGCGGCGGAACTGGAACTGGCCGCCCGCTCGGCACGCAAAAAGGGGTGCGATCTGGAAGATATCCTGCTCGATGAATTTCAGATCGGATTGCCGGTTATTGGAAAAGCGCTTGCTTCTTTCTTCGCGGTGAAATACGAGCCTTTTAAAGCTGATCGTGTAAAACCGGCGGAACTGCTGAAAAATCTAAAAAGGGATTATGTCGAAAGTAACGCGATTCTGCCGATTGACGACACCAAAGATGGCTTGGTGATTTTAACGCTGGACCCCGAGCGCGTTAAAACACAGCGCATTGCCAATACTATTTTTCCGAAAAATAAAATTATCTATACCGTCACCACCAAACGGGAATTTGATGAAACGGTGAAGCAATTTTATGGCGGCGACGAAATCGATTCGGGCGATATCAATGAGATGCTCGTCGGTCTTCAAGGGGAATCGATTGATACCGAAGAAACTGATAACGACAAAGAAGAGTCTTCTGCGGCTTCCGACAACGAATTAGTCAAGCTCGTCAATAAAATCATCATCGATGCTTATAAACAGGGAGTCTCGGATATTCATATCGAGCCTTTTCCCGGCAAGGAAAAAACCAAAATCCGTTTCCGCAAGGATGGCTCGCTGATGCCTTATATCGAGATTCCAGCCGGCTACCGGAATCCGCTGATTACACGGATCAAGATCATGTGCGATCTGGATATATCGGAGAAGCGCAAACCGCAGGACGGCAAAATCAAGTTCAAGAAGTTCGCGCCGCTGGATATCGAGTTGCGGGTGGCGACGATTCCATCGGCGGGCGGCATGGAGGACGTGGTGATGCGGATTCTGGCCGCGGGCGAGCCGATTCCATTGGAAAACATGGGGTTTACAGAGCATAACCTGAAGGAGCTGAAAAGTATCATCAGCAAACCTTACGGGTTATTTTTTGTGTGCGGCCCGACCGGCTCCGGTAAAACGACGACGCTGCATTCCGTTTTAAAATATCTGAATCAGAACGATACCAAGATCTGGACGGCGGAAGATCCGGTGGAGATCACCCAGAAAGGTTTGCGGCAGGTGCAGATCAACGTCAAAGCGGGACTCACTTTTCCGGTCATCATGCGTTCCTTTCTGCGGGCGGATCCGGATATCATCATGGTCGGCGAGATGCGCGACAAGGAAACCACCAGCATCGGCATTGAAGCATCATTGACCGGCCACTTGGTTTTGGCGACCTTGCATACCAACAGCGCGCCGGAATCGGTGATCCGTTTGCTGGATATGGGCATGGATCCGTTTAACTTTGCCGATGCATTGCTCGGTGTGTTGGCGCAACGGTTAGCGAAACGGTTATGTAAACATTGTAAGGAAGCCTATGTCGCCAGCGAACAGGAAGTCGATACCTTGTTAGACGAATATTGCGTGGAATTGAGAAATATTGATCGTTTCAAAGCCGATCCCGAGACCGCGCTGCGTGAAATTCGCGCGCAATGGATCCAGCAATACGGTGACGATCAGGGCCGAATTACGCTTTACAAAGCTGTCGGATGCAACGAATGCGTTGGTACCGGTTATGCCGGACGGGTCGGGTTGCACGAGCTGATGACCGCGACCGATGCGCTCAAAAAGAATGTACAGGAGCGCGTGCGTGTGGCGGAAATGCTGGTAACAGCGTTGGGTGATGGGATGCGAACGCTAAAACAAGATGGGATTGAGAAGGTGTTACAAGGGGTTACTGATATGCATCAGGTGCGGGTGGTGTGTATTAAATAA